In one window of Canis lupus baileyi chromosome 34, mCanLup2.hap1, whole genome shotgun sequence DNA:
- the FIGN gene encoding fidgetin codes for MISSTSVYGLKMQWTPEHAQWPEQHFDITSTTRSPAHKVEAYRGHLQRTYQYAWANDDISALTASNLLKKYAEKYSGILEGPVDRPVLSNYSDAPSGLVNGRKNDSEPWQPSLSADAVYPMNCVPEVLAAGKAGVAPALPPADASASIGSSPGVASNLAEPSYSSSSCGSHPVAGLHAGLPSQEYAPGYNGSYLHSAYGSQPAPALPSPHPSPLHSSGLLQPPPPPPPPPPPPAALVPGYNGASNLAGYSYPAAGYPPQAAVGAGYSPGSAPPPPPSAYLPSGIPAPTPLPPTTVAGYAYQGHALAPLAPSALAGGPASSLKRKAFYMAAQGDLDAGYAGYGYGQQRSAQSPMYRMPDGALSGSGPGPGFDRGADPASAAAAAAAAALAFKPSKQLLAPEQPRKFGGQPGRALTPPAYGAAKPGLGARPGGDSFGKYPSPGVGEPGEEHRPLLPHGLQGPALRAPTSAGHAADEPLKGAEPHLLDLVSSEIIAQGPPLDWGDIAGLDLVKAVLKEEVLWPVLRSDAFSGLTASPRSILLFGPRGTGKTLLGRCLAGQLGATFFKIAGSGLVAKWLGEAEKIIHASFLVARCRQPAVIFVSDIDMLLSSQVSEEHSPVSRMRTEFLMQLDTVLTSAEDQIVVICATSKPEEIDESLRRYFMKRLLIPLPDSTARHQMIVQLLSQHNYCLSDKEFALLVQRTEGFSGLDVAHLCQEAAVGPLHAMPATDLSAIMPGQLRPVTYQDFENAFCKIQPSISQKELDMYVEWNKMFGCSQ; via the exons GCTTGAAGATGCAGTGGACGCCGGAGCATGCGCAGTGGCCAGAACAGCACTTTGACATCACGTCGACCACTCGGTCCCCCGCGCACAAGGTCGAAGCCTACCGCGGCCACCTGCAGCGCACCTACCAGTACGCCTGGGCCAACGACGACATTTCTGCGCTGACGGCGTCCAACCTGCTGAAGAAGTACGCGGAGAAGTACTCGGGCATCCTGGAAGGCCCCGTGGACCGGCCTGTGCTCAGCAACTACTCGGACGCGCCCTCGGGGCTGGTGAACGGCCGGAAGAATGACAGCGAGCCCTGGCAGCCGTCGCTGAGTGCGGACGCCGTGTACCCCATGAACTGCGTCCCCGAGGTGCTCGCCGCCGGCAAGGCCGGGGTGGCGCCCGCGCTGCCGCCCGCCGACGCCTCGGCCAGCATCGGCAGCTCCCCGGGGGTGGCCAGCAACCTGGCCGAGCCCAGCTACTCGAGCAGCAGCTGCGGCAGCCACCCGGTGGCCGGCCTGCACGCCGGGCTCCCGTCTCAGGAATACGCCCCGGGCTACAACGGCTCGTACCTGCACTCGGCCTACGGCAGCCAGCCGGCCCCCGCGCTCCCGTCCCCGCACCCGTCGCCGCTGCACAGCTCGGGGCtcctgcagccgccgccgccgccgccgccgccgccgccgccgcccgccgccctggTCCCCGGCTACAACGGGGCCTCCAACCTGGCGGGCTACAGCTACCCGGCGGCCGGCTACCCCCCGCAGGCGGCCGTGGGCGCGGGCTACAGCCCCGGgagcgcgccgccgccgccgccctcggcCTACCTGCCGTCCGGCATCCCCGCGCCCACGCCGCTGCCGCCCACCACCGTCGCGGGCTACGCCTACCAGGGCCACGCGCTCGCGCCCCTGGCGCCCTCGGCCCTGGCGGGCGGCCCGGCGAGCTCGCTCAAGCGGAAGGCCTTCTACATGGCGGCGCAGGGCGACCTGGACGCCGGCTACGCGGGCTACGGCTACGGGCAGCAGCGGTCCGCGCAGAGCCCCATGTACAGGATGCCCGACGGCGCCCTCTCGGGCtcgggccccggccccg GCTTCGACCGCGGCGCCGaccccgcctccgccgccgccgccgccgccgccgccgccctggcCTTCAAGCCGAGCAAGCAGCTGCTGGCCCCCGAGCAGCCGCGCAAGTTCGGCGGCCAGCCCGGCCGGGCCCTGACGCCGCCCGCCTACGGCGCCGCCAAGCCCGGCCTGGGCGCGCGGCCCGGCGGCGACTCGTTCGGCAAGTACCCGTCGCCCGGCGTGGGCGAGCCCGGGGAGGAGCACCGGCCGCTGCTGCCCCACGGCCTGCAGGGCCCCGCGCTGCGCGCACCTACCTCAGCCGGCCACGCCGCCGACGAGCCGCTCAAGGGCGCCGAGCCGCACCTGCTCGACCTGGTGAGCAGCGAGATCATCGCGCAGGGCCCGCCGCTGGACTGGGGCGACATCGCCGGCCTGGACCTGGTGAAGGCGGTGCTCAAGGAGGAGGTCCTGTGGCCCGTGCTCAGGTCGGACGCCTTCAGCGGCCTCACGGCCTCGCCGCGGAGCATCCTCCTCTTCGGGCCCCGCGGGACCGGCAAGACGCTGCTGGGCCGCTGCCTGGCGGGCCAGCTCGGGGCCACGTTCTTCAAGATCGCCGGCTCCGGGCTGGTGGCCAAGTGGCTGGGCGAGGCGGAGAAGATCATCCACGCCTCCTTCCTCGTGGCGCGGTGTCGCCAGCCCGCCGTGATCTTCGTCAGCGACATCGACATGCTCCTCTCCTCCCAGGTGAGCGAGGAGCACAGTCCAGTCAGTCGGATGAGAACGGAATTCCTGATGCAGCTGGACACTGTACTCACGTCGGCCGAGGACCAAATCGTAGTCATTTGTGCCACCAGTAAACCAGAGGAGATCGACGAGTCCCTCCGGAGGTACTTCATGAAACGACTCTTGATCCCACTTCCCGACAGCACAGCGAGGCACCAGATGATAGTACAACTGCTCTCACAGCACAATTACTGTCTCAGTGACAAGGAGTTTGCACTGCTCGTCCAGCGCACAGAAGGCTTCTCCGGACTAGACGTGGCTCACCTGTGTCAGGAAGCGGCGGTGGGCCCCCTCCACGCCATGCCAGCCACGGACCTTTCAGCCATCATGCCCGGCCAGTTGAGGCCCGTCACGTATCAAGACTTTGAAAATGCTTTCTGCAAGATTCAGCCTAGCATATCTCAAAAAGAGCTTGATATGTATGTTGAATGGAACAAAATGTTTGGTTGCAGTCAGTga